In the Anastrepha obliqua isolate idAnaObli1 chromosome 1, idAnaObli1_1.0, whole genome shotgun sequence genome, one interval contains:
- the LOC129236088 gene encoding protoporphyrinogen oxidase, protein MATVLGAGMSGLSAAYYLLKRFGYPATIYEASNRVGGWIRTERHTDKGFIFEVGPRTIRPKGIPGANTLNLIEELQLPVDPVMSWEPAAKNRMIYAKGQLCMLPNSLSGVFKTLPPFSKPLISQIKQDLSAGRKKLKFADESIYDFVERRFGAEMANYAISPLICGICAGDAKEISVRFLMNDLFEKEQKWGGIIKGVLFEKMFGKKEKTAVEGIFAEAMPKLYEKAREEKWSMYRVPDGLETLPRTLGNYLRENDVKMQFSAECREIVFSRDSAKMNVKGRDIDPKHIISTLPSYKLASCVKNQHPSLAALLMSIPYVDVAVVNLQYNTKELFKMKAFGFLVPPIERLPILGVIFDSCCFDMEGNTVLTVMMGGSWFEQNFGKDPTPKKLLDTALQHLELVMGITEEPRLSRVNVLKKCIPQYTVGHKQRVADIRRYISHYKLPLTLCGAAYDGVGINDVILSARMQVQALQALDD, encoded by the coding sequence ATGGCCACTGTGCTAGGTGCCGGTATGAGTGGGCTTTCGGCGGCTTATTATTTGCTAAAGCGGTTTGGATATCCTGCAACCATATACGAAGCCTCTAATCGCGTTGGTGGGTGGATTCGCACAGAAAGGCATACAGATAAAGGTTTCATATTCGAGGTGGGCCCGCGCACTATACGACCGAAGGGTATCCCCGGCGCTAATACACTGAATTTAATTGAAGAATTGCAATTGCCGGTTGACCCAGTTATGTCGTGGGAACCTGCTGCAAAAAATCGCATGATATACGCCAAAGGACAATTGTGTATGCTACCCAATAGCCTCAGCGGAGTTTTTAAGACTTTGCCACCGTTTTCAAAACCACTGATCAGTCAAATCAAGCAAGATTTAAGCGCAGGtcgaaagaaattgaaattcgCTGACGAATCTATTTATGATTTTGTGGAGAGGCGTTTCGGCGCGGAAATGGCAAATTATGCAATCAGTCCTTTGATATGTGGCATATGTGCAGGTGACGCCAAAGAGATAAGTGTGCGCTTCCTGATGAACGACTTATTTGAGAAGGAGCAGAAATGGGGTGGCATCATAAAGGGTGtgcttttcgaaaaaatgtttggtaaaaaagaaaaaacggctGTTGAGGGTATCTTTGCGGAGGCAATGCCCAAGTTATATGAGAAAGCACGCGAAGAGAAATGGAGTATGTACAGAGTACCTGACGGTTTGGAAACGTTACCGCGCACATTGGGTAACTATTTACGAGAAAATGATGTAAAAATGCAGTTTTCTGCCGAGTGTCGTGAAATCGTATTCTCGCGCGATAGCGCTAAAATGAACGTTAAGGGACGTGATATTGATCCAAAACATATCATTTCAACATTACCTTCTTATAAATTGGCTTCCTGCGTCAAAAATCAGCATCCTTCTTTGGCCGCTTTGCTAATGTCTATTCCTTACGTCGATGTTGCTGTAGTTAACCTGCAATACAATACTAAAGAACTGTTTAAGATGAAAGCCTTTGGATTTTTGGTACCGCCCATTGAACGTCTTCCCATATTGGGCGTGATTTTCGACAGCTGCTGCTTCGACATGGAGGGTAATACGGTGCTTACTGTTATGATGGGCGGCAGTTGGTTCGAACAGAATTTCGGCAAGGATCCGACACCAAAAAAGCTACTCGACACAGCTTTGCAGCATTTGGAATTAGTAATGGGTATTACAGAAGAGCCGCGCTTGTCACGTGTGAACGtactgaaaaaatgtattccgcAATATACGGTGGGACACAAGCAACGTGTAGCCGATATACGGCGATATATAAGTCACTATAAACTGCCATTGACCTTATGTGGTGCCGCATATGATGGAGTAGGAATCAATGATGTCATATTGTCGGCTCGAATGCAGGTGCAGGCGCTGCAAGCTTTGGATgattaa
- the LOC129236091 gene encoding bolA-like protein DDB_G0274169: protein MNLFRSVSLTLRSAQLHRMSATPQTAPVEAAIRAALTENFQPVHLEVINESYMHNVPQGSETHFKVLIVSEKFDDLPLIKRHRLVNSVVKEKLAGAFVHALSIEAKTPKQWDPNYIVDPSPNCKGGFGK from the exons ATGAATCTTTTCCGGAGTGTTAGTC TTACATTGCGTTCCGCTCAGTTGCACAGAATGTCAGCAACACCACAAACTGCACCAGTAGAGGCGGCTATACGTGCAGCCCTCACCGAGAACTTTCAACCAGTGCACTTGGAAGTAATCAACGAATCCTACATGCATAACGTACCTCAAGGATCGGAAACACATTTTAAAGTGTTGATAGTATCTGAAAAGTTTGACGATCTGCCGCTGATAAAG CGCCACCGTTTGGTAAATTCTGTTGTGAAAGAGAAATTAGCAGGGGCGTTTGTGCATGCGCTTTCCATTGAGGCTAAAACACCGAAGCAATGGGATCCCAATTACATTGTTGACCCCAGCCCCAATTGCAAGGGCGGTTTTGGGAAATGA
- the LOC129236090 gene encoding LIM and senescent cell antigen-like-containing domain protein 1 isoform X1, translating into MSSKMKIVQAADMSLAAMHCARCTDGFEPNEKIVNSNGELWHTQCFVCAQCFRPFEDGIFYEFEGRKYCERDFHVLFAPCCNKCGEFVIGRVIKAMSASWHPQCFRCQMCAKELADSGFIRNQNRALCHECNAKVKAEITGRYMCQKCHGVIDDAPLRFRGEVYHGYHFNCTACGIELDSTAREVKSRPGLTANDMNELYCLRCHDKMGIPICGACRRPIEERVVTALGKHWHVEHFVCAKCEKPFLGHRHYEKRGLAYCETHYHQLFGNLCFVCNQVIAGDVFTALNKAWCVHHFACSICDMKMTQKSKFYEYDEKPVCKKCYERFPSELRQRLRKAHEMSMKKNF; encoded by the exons atgtcttcaaaaatgaaaat agTACAAGCAGCTGACATGTCGCTAGCTGCTATGCATTGTGCCCGCTGCACGGACGGCTTCGAGCCCAACGAGAAGATCGTCAATTCGAACGGGGAACTCTGGCACACCCAGTGTTTTGT CTGTGCGCAGTGCTTCCGGCCATTCGAAGATGGCATCTTCTACGAATTTGAGGGACGTAAATACTGTGAGCGGGATTTTCATGTGCTATTCGCACCCTGTTGCAATAAATGCGGTGAATTTGTAATCGGACGTGTCATCAAAGCGATGAGCGCTAGCTGGCATCCGCAGTGCTTCCGTTGTCAAATGTGTGCCAAAGAGTTGGCCGATTCAGGTTTTATACGCAATCAAAATCGTGCCTTATGCCATGAGTGCAATGCCAAAGTGAAGGCCGAGATAACGGGTCGTTATATGTGTCAAAAGTGTCA tggCGTCATTGATGACGCGCCATTGCGTTTTCGTGGTGAAGTTTATCATGGCTATCACTTCAACTGCACTGCCTGCGGTATTGAGCTAGACTCGACGGCACGCGAAGTTAAAAGCCGGCCGGGCTTAACGGCTAACGATATG aacgAATTATACTGCTTGCGCTGCCACGATAAGATGGGCATACCGATTTGCGGTGCTTGCCGTCGCCCTATCGAGGAACGCGTTGTCACCGCTTTGGGCAAGCATTGGCACGTTGAG CATTTTGTGTGCGCCAAATGCGAGAAGCCTTTCTTGGGCCATCGTCATTACGAGAAACGCGGTTTAGCTTACTGTGAGACACATTATCACCAATTGTTTGGCAATTTGTGCTTCGTGTGCAATCAAGTTATTGCCGGCGATG TGTTCACAGCGCTAAACAAAGCCTGGTGTGTGCATCACTTTGCTTGCTCCATTTGCGATATGAAAATGACGCAGAAATCGAAATTCTACGAATACGACGAGAAACCGGTGTGCAAGAAATGCTACGAACGTTTCCCTAGCGAATTGAGGCAACGTTTGCGCAAGGCACACGAAATGTCCATGAAGAAGAACTTCTAA
- the LOC129236090 gene encoding LIM and senescent cell antigen-like-containing domain protein 1 isoform X2, translating into MPPVQVQAADMSLAAMHCARCTDGFEPNEKIVNSNGELWHTQCFVCAQCFRPFEDGIFYEFEGRKYCERDFHVLFAPCCNKCGEFVIGRVIKAMSASWHPQCFRCQMCAKELADSGFIRNQNRALCHECNAKVKAEITGRYMCQKCHGVIDDAPLRFRGEVYHGYHFNCTACGIELDSTAREVKSRPGLTANDMNELYCLRCHDKMGIPICGACRRPIEERVVTALGKHWHVEHFVCAKCEKPFLGHRHYEKRGLAYCETHYHQLFGNLCFVCNQVIAGDVFTALNKAWCVHHFACSICDMKMTQKSKFYEYDEKPVCKKCYERFPSELRQRLRKAHEMSMKKNF; encoded by the exons ATGCCGCCCGTTCA agTACAAGCAGCTGACATGTCGCTAGCTGCTATGCATTGTGCCCGCTGCACGGACGGCTTCGAGCCCAACGAGAAGATCGTCAATTCGAACGGGGAACTCTGGCACACCCAGTGTTTTGT CTGTGCGCAGTGCTTCCGGCCATTCGAAGATGGCATCTTCTACGAATTTGAGGGACGTAAATACTGTGAGCGGGATTTTCATGTGCTATTCGCACCCTGTTGCAATAAATGCGGTGAATTTGTAATCGGACGTGTCATCAAAGCGATGAGCGCTAGCTGGCATCCGCAGTGCTTCCGTTGTCAAATGTGTGCCAAAGAGTTGGCCGATTCAGGTTTTATACGCAATCAAAATCGTGCCTTATGCCATGAGTGCAATGCCAAAGTGAAGGCCGAGATAACGGGTCGTTATATGTGTCAAAAGTGTCA tggCGTCATTGATGACGCGCCATTGCGTTTTCGTGGTGAAGTTTATCATGGCTATCACTTCAACTGCACTGCCTGCGGTATTGAGCTAGACTCGACGGCACGCGAAGTTAAAAGCCGGCCGGGCTTAACGGCTAACGATATG aacgAATTATACTGCTTGCGCTGCCACGATAAGATGGGCATACCGATTTGCGGTGCTTGCCGTCGCCCTATCGAGGAACGCGTTGTCACCGCTTTGGGCAAGCATTGGCACGTTGAG CATTTTGTGTGCGCCAAATGCGAGAAGCCTTTCTTGGGCCATCGTCATTACGAGAAACGCGGTTTAGCTTACTGTGAGACACATTATCACCAATTGTTTGGCAATTTGTGCTTCGTGTGCAATCAAGTTATTGCCGGCGATG TGTTCACAGCGCTAAACAAAGCCTGGTGTGTGCATCACTTTGCTTGCTCCATTTGCGATATGAAAATGACGCAGAAATCGAAATTCTACGAATACGACGAGAAACCGGTGTGCAAGAAATGCTACGAACGTTTCCCTAGCGAATTGAGGCAACGTTTGCGCAAGGCACACGAAATGTCCATGAAGAAGAACTTCTAA
- the LOC129236090 gene encoding LIM and senescent cell antigen-like-containing domain protein 1 isoform X3, whose amino-acid sequence MSLAAMHCARCTDGFEPNEKIVNSNGELWHTQCFVCAQCFRPFEDGIFYEFEGRKYCERDFHVLFAPCCNKCGEFVIGRVIKAMSASWHPQCFRCQMCAKELADSGFIRNQNRALCHECNAKVKAEITGRYMCQKCHGVIDDAPLRFRGEVYHGYHFNCTACGIELDSTAREVKSRPGLTANDMNELYCLRCHDKMGIPICGACRRPIEERVVTALGKHWHVEHFVCAKCEKPFLGHRHYEKRGLAYCETHYHQLFGNLCFVCNQVIAGDVFTALNKAWCVHHFACSICDMKMTQKSKFYEYDEKPVCKKCYERFPSELRQRLRKAHEMSMKKNF is encoded by the exons ATGTCGCTAGCTGCTATGCATTGTGCCCGCTGCACGGACGGCTTCGAGCCCAACGAGAAGATCGTCAATTCGAACGGGGAACTCTGGCACACCCAGTGTTTTGT CTGTGCGCAGTGCTTCCGGCCATTCGAAGATGGCATCTTCTACGAATTTGAGGGACGTAAATACTGTGAGCGGGATTTTCATGTGCTATTCGCACCCTGTTGCAATAAATGCGGTGAATTTGTAATCGGACGTGTCATCAAAGCGATGAGCGCTAGCTGGCATCCGCAGTGCTTCCGTTGTCAAATGTGTGCCAAAGAGTTGGCCGATTCAGGTTTTATACGCAATCAAAATCGTGCCTTATGCCATGAGTGCAATGCCAAAGTGAAGGCCGAGATAACGGGTCGTTATATGTGTCAAAAGTGTCA tggCGTCATTGATGACGCGCCATTGCGTTTTCGTGGTGAAGTTTATCATGGCTATCACTTCAACTGCACTGCCTGCGGTATTGAGCTAGACTCGACGGCACGCGAAGTTAAAAGCCGGCCGGGCTTAACGGCTAACGATATG aacgAATTATACTGCTTGCGCTGCCACGATAAGATGGGCATACCGATTTGCGGTGCTTGCCGTCGCCCTATCGAGGAACGCGTTGTCACCGCTTTGGGCAAGCATTGGCACGTTGAG CATTTTGTGTGCGCCAAATGCGAGAAGCCTTTCTTGGGCCATCGTCATTACGAGAAACGCGGTTTAGCTTACTGTGAGACACATTATCACCAATTGTTTGGCAATTTGTGCTTCGTGTGCAATCAAGTTATTGCCGGCGATG TGTTCACAGCGCTAAACAAAGCCTGGTGTGTGCATCACTTTGCTTGCTCCATTTGCGATATGAAAATGACGCAGAAATCGAAATTCTACGAATACGACGAGAAACCGGTGTGCAAGAAATGCTACGAACGTTTCCCTAGCGAATTGAGGCAACGTTTGCGCAAGGCACACGAAATGTCCATGAAGAAGAACTTCTAA